The Gemmatimonadota bacterium genome window below encodes:
- a CDS encoding type II toxin-antitoxin system RelE/ParE family toxin, with product MGPGRRRVVWTHGALRDLEAGLSYIAEDSPENAAGVLERILDAADSLAELSERGRPVPEYAGSETRELLPHPFRLLYQVAKSQVFVLALLHQRRDFERWRATRGTGGEP from the coding sequence ATGGGTCCTGGGCGCCGCCGAGTAGTCTGGACGCACGGGGCTCTTCGAGACCTCGAGGCGGGCCTCTCGTACATCGCCGAAGACTCGCCCGAGAACGCCGCGGGCGTTCTTGAACGCATCCTCGATGCGGCGGACTCCCTCGCTGAGCTCAGTGAGAGGGGACGGCCCGTCCCGGAGTATGCGGGCTCTGAGACGCGCGAGTTGCTCCCCCACCCGTTTCGCCTCCTGTACCAAGTCGCCAAGTCCCAAGTCTTCGTGCTCGCGCTCCTGCATCAGCGGCGTGACTTCGAGCGATGGCGGGCGACTCGCGGTACCGGCGGGGAGCCCTAA